From a region of the Geothrix sp. 21YS21S-2 genome:
- a CDS encoding AraC family transcriptional regulator gives MFAGQSAFEELFDQQPNTVFAIKDLGGRYVGVNQALVARVGLKNKSELYGRTVWDIYPKALAAIFEAQDQLVMQSGKSFINHLELDWYSFRRPGWCLMTKIPLMDQGRKIVGLVATSRVLLAPGEHVEIPPTLAEALNHLECHFDEPISPLNLSARCGIAPVRFARLIKRIFRVTPSQLINQVRLTEATRQLRDTDQNIAEIAQNCGFYDHSALTRAFRSVTGVTPSHMRAISKRMKS, from the coding sequence TTGTTTGCCGGCCAATCCGCATTCGAGGAACTCTTCGACCAGCAGCCCAACACTGTCTTCGCAATCAAGGATCTCGGCGGCCGGTATGTGGGCGTCAACCAGGCCCTGGTGGCCCGGGTGGGCCTCAAGAACAAGTCCGAACTCTACGGCCGGACGGTTTGGGACATCTACCCCAAGGCCCTCGCTGCGATCTTCGAGGCCCAGGACCAGCTCGTCATGCAATCCGGGAAATCCTTCATCAACCACCTGGAGCTGGATTGGTACTCCTTCCGCCGGCCGGGGTGGTGCCTCATGACGAAGATCCCCTTGATGGACCAGGGGAGGAAGATCGTCGGACTGGTCGCGACCAGCCGCGTCCTTCTGGCCCCGGGTGAACACGTGGAGATTCCTCCGACCCTAGCCGAGGCTCTCAATCACCTCGAGTGCCATTTCGACGAGCCCATCTCCCCGCTGAACCTCTCGGCGCGCTGCGGCATCGCTCCGGTCCGTTTCGCGCGGCTCATCAAGAGGATCTTCCGGGTCACGCCCAGCCAGCTCATCAACCAGGTGCGCCTCACCGAGGCGACCCGCCAGCTGAGGGACACGGACCAGAACATCGCCGAGATCGCCCAGAACTGCGGCTTCTATGACCACAGCGCCCTGACCCGCGCCTTCCGCTCCGTTACCGGGGTCACGCCTTCCCATATGCGGGCCATCTCGAAGCGGATGAAGTCCTAG
- a CDS encoding NUDIX hydrolase has protein sequence MRLLAQHSPGFDPSRPWLDKVVEVKSETRLFQHILVQRSSPHTDREHGFTRLLCPDWVNVVAFTREGELLLVEQFRHGIGASTLEVVGGVCDPGEDPGTSGRRELLEETGHAPDRWISLGSCLPNPAIQDNRCHFFLALGCRQEAALDLDPSEELRVWAVPWVEAEAMLRDGRIEHALVQVALLRMFLWEGWEDLKRDLNRHGDATLEDHGGVDGQ, from the coding sequence ATGCGCCTACTCGCCCAGCACTCCCCCGGTTTCGATCCCTCCCGTCCCTGGCTCGACAAGGTCGTGGAGGTGAAAAGTGAAACCCGTTTGTTCCAGCACATACTCGTCCAGCGCAGCTCGCCCCACACGGACCGGGAACACGGCTTCACCCGGCTCCTGTGCCCGGACTGGGTGAACGTGGTGGCCTTCACCCGGGAGGGGGAACTGCTCCTGGTCGAGCAGTTCCGCCACGGGATCGGGGCGAGCACGCTGGAGGTGGTGGGAGGGGTCTGCGACCCCGGCGAGGATCCGGGCACCTCCGGACGGCGGGAGCTGCTGGAGGAGACCGGCCACGCCCCGGACCGCTGGATCAGCCTGGGCAGCTGCCTGCCCAACCCCGCCATCCAGGACAACCGCTGCCACTTCTTCCTGGCCCTGGGCTGCCGGCAGGAGGCTGCGCTGGACCTGGATCCCTCCGAGGAACTCCGGGTATGGGCCGTGCCCTGGGTGGAGGCCGAGGCGATGCTGAGGGACGGCCGCATCGAGCATGCGCTGGTGCAGGTGGCCCTTCTGCGCATGTTCCTGTGGGAGGGGTGGGAGGACCTCAAGAGGGACCTAAATCGTCACGGGGATGCTACATTGGAGGATCACGGAGGGGTTGATGGCCAGTGA
- a CDS encoding serine hydrolase, with protein sequence MPIPSRLSRLPSLLLLGFAALLGQAESPRAAPAAPPALTAQDAQAWLDGLLGYGIPSADVASAVVTVVKDGRILVSRGYGSADIASGKPVDPATTMFRPGSVSKLLTWTAVMQLVEQGKLDLDKDVNTYLDYRIPDRGGRPVTLRNLMTHTAGFEECIRGLIIPDQADFMSNGATLKRWVPERAYAPGQVPAYSNYGASVAGYLVERVSGMPFEAYVEQNIFRPLGMEHSTFVQPLPDRFKGHMATTYQLASEPPKYFELISMAPAGSLSASADDMGRFMIAHLNEGRYNDAQILKPSTARMMHEFELTCTPGAHPMALGFYRQDRNGQTIIAHGGDTMFFHSDLMLLTRAKVGLYLSIDGVGQDKAAYRLRQAIEDGFLDRYFPMPAAAAPRALPTAREHGAQVAGNYWCSRNPKSSFLYALRFLGMQEFRQDGQGDLVWKDLLTGKPRHFREVAPFVWQDLQGQDQLVFVVEGGKVQHMAIEPYSPIMVFFPATAWQSFLGSKVVLGYALTVLLAALALWPLAALVRCRCGKPSGLSPRAQGWYRASRLAALTNLACAGGFAYWLQSMGEHHLVFADALQRLFQILGLISLAGTVAAIGNAVLAWTESSGWWRKLNSAALAVACILASLLSLGLHLLKMGLDY encoded by the coding sequence ATGCCGATTCCTTCCCGCCTGTCCAGACTTCCCAGCCTGCTCCTGCTGGGGTTCGCCGCCCTGCTTGGGCAGGCGGAATCGCCCCGGGCCGCGCCGGCCGCCCCGCCCGCCCTGACGGCACAGGATGCCCAGGCGTGGCTGGACGGGCTCCTCGGCTATGGGATTCCGTCCGCGGACGTGGCCAGCGCCGTGGTCACGGTCGTCAAGGATGGCAGGATCCTGGTGAGCCGCGGCTACGGCTCCGCGGACATCGCCTCCGGGAAGCCGGTGGATCCCGCCACCACCATGTTCCGGCCTGGATCGGTATCCAAACTGCTCACCTGGACGGCGGTGATGCAACTGGTCGAGCAGGGCAAGCTGGATCTGGACAAGGACGTCAACACCTACCTCGACTACCGCATCCCGGACCGGGGAGGGCGCCCCGTCACGCTCCGCAACCTCATGACCCACACGGCGGGTTTCGAGGAGTGCATCCGGGGCCTCATCATCCCGGACCAGGCCGATTTCATGAGCAACGGCGCGACCTTGAAGCGCTGGGTCCCCGAACGGGCATACGCGCCCGGCCAGGTGCCCGCCTATTCGAACTATGGCGCGTCCGTCGCCGGATACCTGGTGGAGCGGGTCAGCGGCATGCCCTTCGAGGCGTACGTCGAGCAGAACATCTTCCGCCCCCTCGGCATGGAGCACAGCACCTTCGTCCAGCCCCTTCCGGACCGTTTCAAGGGGCACATGGCCACCACCTACCAGCTGGCCTCGGAGCCCCCTAAGTACTTCGAGCTCATCTCCATGGCCCCGGCTGGCAGCTTGTCCGCATCCGCAGACGACATGGGCCGCTTCATGATCGCCCATCTCAATGAAGGCCGCTACAACGACGCCCAGATCCTCAAGCCGTCCACGGCGCGGATGATGCACGAATTCGAGCTGACCTGCACCCCGGGGGCCCACCCCATGGCCCTGGGCTTCTACCGCCAGGACCGCAACGGACAGACCATCATCGCCCACGGCGGGGACACGATGTTCTTCCACAGCGACCTGATGCTGCTTACCCGGGCGAAAGTGGGGCTCTACCTGTCCATCGACGGGGTCGGCCAGGACAAGGCCGCCTACCGGCTCCGGCAGGCCATCGAGGACGGCTTCCTCGACCGCTATTTCCCCATGCCGGCAGCCGCCGCGCCCCGGGCGCTGCCCACCGCGCGCGAGCATGGCGCGCAGGTCGCGGGGAACTACTGGTGCAGCCGGAATCCGAAAAGCAGTTTCCTCTATGCCCTGCGGTTCCTGGGGATGCAGGAATTCAGGCAGGACGGCCAGGGCGACCTGGTGTGGAAGGACCTGCTGACCGGCAAACCCAGGCATTTCCGCGAGGTGGCGCCCTTCGTCTGGCAGGACCTCCAAGGCCAGGACCAGCTGGTCTTCGTGGTGGAGGGCGGCAAGGTCCAGCATATGGCCATCGAACCCTACTCGCCGATCATGGTCTTCTTCCCAGCGACCGCATGGCAGTCCTTTCTCGGCAGCAAGGTGGTGCTGGGCTATGCGTTGACCGTTCTCCTCGCCGCCCTGGCACTTTGGCCCCTCGCGGCCCTGGTCCGCTGCCGGTGCGGGAAGCCGTCCGGGCTCTCCCCCCGGGCCCAGGGGTGGTACCGGGCCAGCCGGCTCGCGGCCCTGACGAACCTGGCTTGTGCGGGCGGGTTCGCCTATTGGCTCCAATCCATGGGTGAGCACCATCTGGTCTTCGCGGATGCTCTCCAGCGGCTGTTCCAGATCCTTGGGCTGATCTCCCTGGCCGGGACGGTCGCGGCCATCGGCAATGCCGTCCTCGCCTGGACCGAATCCAGTGGCTGGTGGCGCAAGCTGAACAGCGCCGCCCTTGCGGTGGCGTGCATTCTCGCTTCGCTCCTCTCCCTCGGCCTGCACCTGCTCAAGATGGGCCTTGACTACTGA
- a CDS encoding mandelate racemase/muconate lactonizing enzyme family protein gives MPFTRNEFLKTLGAGALAVASGGLALPAASASRALTEARKVTGRMKIKDVEVYCFDLKFNQPFKIAFDVIEGTQGVLIRILTDSGLVGLGESSPLQSVTGDNQATNLDVARHLRDLLKGRDPLAIEGAQKVFGGYLHSNPSIIAAFDMALYDLLGKAAGLPLFRLLGGDQTSFETDWTTGLGTPEKMAQDVRDHLAKGFRIHKVKLGTEPDPDVARLQAIRDAVGYDCTIRIDANQGYSVPQAVQALRRMEKFNIQCCEQPLAASDLEGLRHVRNASPIPIMADEALFSPHDALALIRAQACDYFNIKLMKSGGISNALRISWIAEAAGIPCMVGCMAESRLGLTAAAHVHAARQNITFADLDAFLEFGDDPVIDGMTVRQGVVTLPEKPGLGADIDPAFLKRMKRV, from the coding sequence ATGCCCTTCACGCGCAACGAGTTCCTGAAGACCCTGGGCGCAGGGGCCCTGGCAGTGGCCAGCGGCGGCCTTGCCCTCCCTGCCGCCTCCGCCTCCCGCGCGCTCACGGAAGCCCGGAAGGTCACGGGGCGGATGAAGATCAAGGACGTGGAAGTCTACTGCTTCGATCTGAAGTTCAACCAGCCATTCAAGATCGCCTTTGATGTCATCGAGGGCACCCAGGGGGTCCTGATCCGGATCCTCACGGATTCCGGGCTGGTGGGCCTGGGCGAGTCCAGCCCCCTCCAGTCGGTCACGGGCGACAACCAGGCCACCAACCTTGATGTGGCCCGCCACCTGCGCGACCTGCTCAAGGGCAGGGACCCCCTGGCCATCGAGGGCGCCCAGAAGGTGTTCGGCGGCTACCTCCATTCGAACCCCAGCATCATCGCGGCCTTCGATATGGCCCTCTACGACCTGCTCGGCAAAGCCGCAGGCCTCCCCTTGTTCCGGCTGCTGGGCGGGGACCAGACGTCCTTCGAGACCGATTGGACCACGGGCCTGGGCACCCCGGAGAAGATGGCCCAGGATGTGCGCGACCACCTCGCCAAGGGCTTCAGGATCCACAAGGTCAAGCTGGGGACGGAACCCGATCCGGACGTCGCCAGGCTCCAGGCCATCCGGGACGCCGTGGGCTACGACTGCACCATCCGCATCGATGCCAACCAGGGGTACTCCGTCCCCCAGGCCGTACAGGCCTTGCGGCGCATGGAGAAGTTCAACATCCAGTGCTGCGAGCAGCCCCTGGCGGCCTCGGACCTCGAGGGCCTGCGCCATGTTCGCAACGCCAGCCCGATCCCGATCATGGCGGACGAGGCCCTCTTCTCACCCCATGACGCCCTCGCGCTGATCCGCGCCCAGGCGTGCGACTACTTCAACATCAAGCTCATGAAATCCGGCGGCATCAGCAACGCCCTCAGGATCTCCTGGATCGCGGAGGCCGCCGGCATCCCCTGCATGGTCGGGTGCATGGCCGAGAGCCGCCTCGGCCTGACAGCCGCGGCCCATGTCCACGCGGCGCGCCAGAACATAACCTTCGCCGATCTCGATGCCTTCCTGGAATTCGGGGATGATCCGGTCATCGACGGAATGACGGTCCGCCAAGGCGTCGTCACCCTGCCGGAGAAACCCGGGTTGGGTGCCGACATCGATCCGGCGTTCCTGAAGCGGATGAAGCGAGTTTGA
- a CDS encoding YajQ family cyclic di-GMP-binding protein: protein MASDCSFDVVSKVDMDEVKNAVTQAMKEIGQRFDFKGSISKIDLKEEGVLVLASDDEVRLKAVVDVLQSKLVKRGVSIRAMEFGKVEPATKGTCRQEVKILQGIPSEKAKGLVKVLKDAKVKVQASIQGDQLRVSGKNRDDLQEAIALFKKNDQGLDLQFTNYRN, encoded by the coding sequence ATGGCCAGTGATTGTTCGTTCGATGTTGTCTCCAAGGTGGACATGGACGAGGTGAAGAACGCCGTCACGCAGGCCATGAAGGAGATCGGCCAGCGCTTCGATTTCAAGGGTTCCATCTCCAAGATCGACCTGAAGGAGGAAGGGGTCCTCGTCCTGGCCAGCGACGACGAGGTGCGCCTCAAGGCCGTGGTGGACGTGCTCCAGAGCAAGCTGGTCAAGCGCGGCGTGAGCATCCGGGCCATGGAGTTCGGCAAGGTGGAACCCGCCACCAAGGGCACCTGCCGCCAGGAGGTCAAGATCCTCCAGGGCATCCCCTCCGAAAAGGCCAAGGGCCTGGTGAAGGTCCTCAAGGACGCCAAGGTCAAGGTGCAGGCCTCCATCCAGGGCGACCAGCTGCGGGTCTCGGGCAAGAACCGGGACGACCTGCAGGAGGCCATCGCCCTCTTCAAGAAGAACGACCAGGGGCTCGATCTCCAGTTCACGAACTACCGGAACTGA
- a CDS encoding alanine racemase encodes MDLGEGFGCSAEAWPEAYGLPLHVTFLPPVRNNLRDFARVFRDLYPQGSIRYAVKASGHPALLAAVAQDGAGADAASPFEVRCALQAGIPAQAVNVNGNAKDDGLIGEAVAQDMLLVADSVEELAQVEAVARSQGRQARLLLRLSGFALGEVTGASILTSGTWSKFGIQINEIQDLLENLSAFPSLRFLGLHAHIGSQVTRPEPYLAVLGRMVELARALKARTGRCSILNLGGGFPVNYLDRPAWDTLLRRLAAQDGFGWNGATGGLRAGADGVLDASRWHGTAFHSPWPKAAMLRAILQGQVQVEGRALGTLEALASLEGPELMVEPGRSIVEDAGITLCTVSQVRRVASAHNLVAVEMGITSHADALLEGGANRWHLLGGPAESEPFETFIAGNLCFSGDLLTPFKTSLHRRPRRGDTLVVRDTGAYSGHFMASNANAFPRPARILVDGDGKVTVMKLRDRFQDLFNQ; translated from the coding sequence ATGGACCTGGGGGAGGGGTTCGGCTGCTCCGCCGAGGCGTGGCCGGAGGCCTACGGCCTGCCGCTCCACGTCACGTTCCTTCCCCCGGTCCGGAACAACCTGCGGGACTTCGCCCGGGTTTTCCGCGACCTGTATCCCCAAGGCTCGATCCGCTACGCCGTGAAGGCCTCGGGCCATCCGGCGCTGCTGGCTGCGGTGGCGCAGGACGGGGCAGGGGCCGACGCCGCCTCGCCCTTCGAGGTCCGCTGCGCCCTGCAGGCCGGAATCCCCGCCCAGGCCGTGAACGTCAACGGGAACGCAAAGGACGACGGGCTCATCGGGGAGGCCGTGGCCCAGGACATGCTGCTGGTGGCCGACTCTGTGGAGGAACTGGCCCAGGTGGAGGCTGTGGCCCGCAGTCAGGGACGCCAGGCGCGCCTGCTCCTGAGGCTCTCGGGCTTCGCCCTGGGGGAGGTGACGGGGGCCAGCATCCTCACGAGCGGCACCTGGTCGAAATTCGGCATCCAGATCAACGAGATCCAGGATCTGCTGGAAAACCTCTCCGCTTTCCCATCGCTTCGTTTCCTGGGACTCCACGCCCACATCGGCTCCCAGGTGACGCGCCCGGAACCCTATCTCGCGGTGCTGGGACGCATGGTGGAACTGGCCCGGGCCCTGAAGGCCCGGACGGGGAGATGTTCCATCCTGAACCTGGGGGGCGGCTTTCCCGTCAACTACCTTGACCGGCCGGCCTGGGACACCCTGCTCCGGCGCCTCGCCGCCCAGGACGGCTTCGGCTGGAATGGGGCCACGGGAGGTCTGCGCGCGGGCGCGGACGGCGTCCTGGATGCCTCCCGCTGGCACGGAACCGCCTTCCACAGCCCCTGGCCCAAGGCGGCGATGCTGCGGGCGATCCTCCAGGGTCAGGTCCAGGTGGAGGGCCGGGCTCTGGGCACCCTCGAGGCGCTGGCGTCCCTGGAGGGACCGGAACTGATGGTGGAGCCGGGGCGCAGCATCGTGGAGGACGCGGGGATCACCCTCTGCACGGTCTCCCAGGTCCGGCGCGTCGCGTCGGCCCACAACCTTGTGGCCGTGGAGATGGGCATCACGAGCCATGCGGACGCCCTCCTGGAAGGGGGGGCCAATCGGTGGCACCTTCTGGGGGGACCGGCCGAGTCCGAACCCTTCGAGACCTTCATCGCCGGCAACCTCTGCTTCTCTGGAGATCTGCTCACTCCCTTCAAGACGAGCCTGCACCGCCGCCCCCGTCGCGGCGACACCCTGGTCGTCCGGGACACGGGAGCCTATTCCGGCCACTTCATGGCCAGCAACGCGAATGCGTTTCCGCGTCCGGCCCGGATCCTTGTGGATGGGGACGGGAAGGTCACCGTCATGAAGCTCCGGGATCGATTCCAGGACCTCTTCAATCAATAA
- a CDS encoding mandelate racemase/muconate lactonizing enzyme family protein, translating to MGSLAWAVAKPPLPALAGGGGVLPEARALAARMRIRDVEIYPFELRMKEPFTVAFETFDHSKGVLIRIRTDAGLTGLGEASPLLRVTGDTQATAVHAARQIRYLLIGKDPLAIERTLGLIGVHLHSNPAIVAAFDMALWDLLGKAAGLPVFRLLGGDTTTFETDLTIGLETPEAMAASARASLAQGFRTLKIKLGQEPAADLARLQAIREAVGGAVTLRIDANQGYTVPQARYALQHMERFNLQCCEQPLDHKDLEGMRYLRTVSPIPLMADESLFSPSDALRLLREEACDFFNIKLMKCGGITSALKIAWIAEAGGVPCMVGCMLESRLGLTAAAHVHGAGRAITMADLDSHYDFTVDPILGGIRVAGGLVTLPEQPGLGADIDPAFLRKLERVR from the coding sequence ATGGGAAGCCTGGCCTGGGCGGTGGCCAAGCCGCCCTTGCCCGCGCTGGCCGGGGGCGGCGGCGTCCTGCCGGAAGCCAGGGCCCTGGCGGCCAGGATGCGGATCCGGGACGTGGAGATCTACCCCTTCGAGTTGAGAATGAAGGAACCCTTCACGGTTGCCTTCGAAACGTTCGACCATTCCAAGGGCGTCCTGATCCGCATCCGCACCGACGCCGGCCTCACGGGCCTGGGCGAAGCCAGCCCGCTGCTCCGGGTGACAGGCGACACCCAGGCTACGGCGGTCCACGCCGCCCGGCAGATCCGGTATCTCCTGATCGGCAAGGACCCCCTGGCCATCGAGCGCACCCTCGGACTCATCGGCGTCCATCTCCACTCGAATCCCGCCATCGTCGCCGCCTTCGACATGGCCCTCTGGGATCTCCTCGGCAAGGCGGCGGGACTCCCCGTCTTTCGCCTCCTGGGCGGCGACACGACCACCTTCGAGACGGACCTGACCATCGGCCTGGAAACGCCCGAGGCGATGGCCGCGAGCGCCCGGGCGTCCCTGGCCCAGGGGTTCAGGACCCTGAAGATCAAGCTCGGCCAGGAACCCGCGGCGGACCTCGCGCGGCTCCAGGCGATCCGGGAGGCCGTGGGCGGCGCGGTGACGCTGCGCATTGACGCCAACCAGGGCTACACGGTGCCCCAGGCCCGGTATGCCCTCCAGCACATGGAGCGGTTCAACCTTCAATGTTGTGAACAACCGTTGGACCACAAGGATCTGGAGGGCATGCGGTACCTGCGCACCGTCAGCCCGATCCCGCTGATGGCGGACGAGTCCCTCTTCTCGCCCTCCGACGCGCTCCGGCTCCTGAGGGAGGAGGCCTGCGACTTCTTCAACATCAAGCTCATGAAGTGCGGAGGCATCACCAGCGCCCTGAAGATCGCCTGGATCGCCGAGGCCGGAGGCGTGCCCTGCATGGTGGGGTGCATGCTTGAGAGCCGCCTGGGCCTGACGGCGGCAGCTCATGTCCACGGGGCCGGGCGGGCCATCACCATGGCCGACCTCGACAGCCATTATGACTTTACCGTGGACCCCATCCTCGGCGGCATCCGGGTCGCGGGGGGCCTGGTGACACTGCCCGAGCAGCCCGGCCTGGGGGCCGACATCGACCCCGCCTTCCTCCGGAAACTCGAACGGGTTCGCTGA
- a CDS encoding carboxypeptidase regulatory-like domain-containing protein, which produces MSRSILRLGLLTLVLAASGPAAYSQSMTTGAISGILRAPDGSPVAGAAVTVSSSQVRRSTVSQANGTYHFGLLNPGEWLLEVAKPGFVRFQTRLSVATNNDQTVNVKLGLMKEMIVEVVETAGTVDFTSTTQGLNLDRKAIDSLPKTRNFNSLALLAPGSSADYNPGVMGVSGVNISGASAAENQFVIDGMNTNDYRFGTQSSGLKTDFIEQIEVQTGGFRPEYSALGGVVNVVTKSGTNTTRGSAWMTWDPGGCQAVAKGNEFAKQDPPRSRTDFGFELGGPVIKEKLFYFAGVDSESSKGQRPLPNDDPGLVGGRPTLDRLQALGKINWFATQDVQFTFAASTDVTKNNQDPIYQGGGTLNQGLDQRDTVTNLSLSFDWTIASNLLLSAKVGSVKVATDYTYSAESVQRTQAVWDYYYYIGGPGAATHPELAGKVAHYSGGRGVVNTAPTDSASNQARIDLSWLWNQHAFKFGFSQIDATVHNGQTTTGPLSPMSENGQYPLLYYVLANEWPMLDVVELHSKTTGKSRYSAFYAQDIWEALPGLRLMYGARMESQSVRQVGGQTILSFKGKDYLQPRLGLTWDPANDGRTKFSASYAVYYEAMPNFIAVALAGDQTFTQRIFGYFGPSTAFTYNNGQPIILDPNGYDLMQDSSGQTKSAPVADGIKLPKRTEWIFGFDKDLSRGWWLGLHAKYRKLTDPIEISALADTEGNYYDSGVASAFIGGSPVQWPGQGILWNPGPTASWTARTDPSSQNSGQKITVNDTHYPKMYNEYKSIDISLAKRSDRDALQFSYTWSRLSGNYQGVSYSASPSTTSAGFANIGQAYNNAFMVGSGLLIGDRTHAIKLQASHRFTVAGNDLNAGLSGDSTSGVPISHFDNHGDFTGAGAASPAGGRLGQFGRTPWITNFDLHLDYQVSLPMGLKATPFVDCFNLFNTRKTTYVYETATQPFTGDPGDRDPKLEQSRAWVQGRRYTLGVKIQF; this is translated from the coding sequence ATGAGCCGATCCATCCTTAGGCTAGGCCTCCTAACGCTGGTCCTCGCCGCCTCCGGTCCAGCAGCCTATTCCCAGAGCATGACCACCGGAGCCATTTCGGGGATCCTGCGCGCCCCTGACGGTTCGCCTGTGGCCGGGGCGGCCGTGACGGTTTCCAGCAGCCAGGTGCGGCGATCCACCGTGTCCCAGGCGAACGGGACCTACCACTTCGGCCTTCTGAACCCGGGCGAATGGCTGCTGGAGGTTGCCAAGCCAGGCTTCGTGCGGTTCCAGACACGGTTGTCCGTGGCCACCAACAATGACCAGACGGTCAATGTGAAACTCGGCTTGATGAAGGAAATGATCGTCGAGGTGGTCGAGACCGCCGGCACCGTGGACTTCACCAGCACGACCCAGGGCCTGAACCTGGACCGCAAGGCCATCGATTCCCTTCCCAAGACCCGCAATTTCAATTCGCTCGCGCTCCTGGCTCCGGGCTCCTCCGCCGACTACAACCCGGGGGTGATGGGCGTGTCGGGGGTGAACATCAGCGGAGCTTCCGCCGCCGAGAACCAGTTCGTCATCGACGGAATGAACACCAACGACTACCGGTTCGGCACCCAGAGCTCGGGCCTCAAGACCGATTTCATCGAACAGATCGAGGTCCAGACGGGCGGTTTCCGGCCGGAATACTCCGCCCTGGGCGGCGTGGTCAATGTGGTGACGAAGTCGGGGACGAACACGACCCGGGGCAGCGCCTGGATGACCTGGGACCCGGGCGGCTGCCAGGCGGTTGCCAAGGGCAACGAATTCGCGAAGCAGGACCCGCCAAGGTCGCGCACCGACTTCGGCTTCGAACTGGGCGGGCCGGTCATCAAGGAGAAGCTCTTCTACTTTGCCGGGGTGGATTCGGAATCCTCCAAGGGCCAGCGGCCCCTTCCCAATGACGACCCGGGACTCGTGGGCGGCAGGCCCACCCTGGACCGGCTGCAGGCCCTGGGCAAGATCAACTGGTTTGCCACCCAGGACGTCCAGTTCACCTTCGCGGCTTCCACCGACGTCACCAAGAACAACCAGGATCCCATCTACCAGGGGGGCGGCACCCTGAACCAGGGCCTGGACCAGCGGGACACCGTAACCAACCTGAGCCTCAGCTTCGATTGGACCATCGCCTCGAACCTCCTCCTCTCCGCCAAGGTGGGCTCAGTCAAGGTCGCTACCGACTACACCTATTCGGCCGAGTCCGTCCAGCGCACCCAGGCGGTCTGGGACTACTACTATTACATCGGCGGACCGGGCGCGGCGACCCACCCCGAACTGGCGGGCAAGGTCGCGCATTACAGCGGCGGCCGGGGGGTGGTGAACACCGCCCCCACCGACAGCGCCAGCAACCAGGCCCGCATCGATCTGTCCTGGCTCTGGAACCAGCATGCCTTCAAATTCGGGTTCAGCCAGATCGACGCCACGGTGCACAACGGCCAGACCACCACCGGACCTCTCAGTCCCATGAGCGAGAATGGCCAGTATCCGCTCCTGTACTACGTCCTCGCCAATGAATGGCCCATGCTCGACGTGGTGGAACTGCACAGCAAGACCACCGGTAAATCCAGATACTCGGCCTTCTACGCCCAGGACATCTGGGAGGCGTTGCCCGGCCTGCGGTTGATGTACGGCGCCCGGATGGAATCCCAGAGCGTCCGGCAGGTGGGTGGGCAGACCATCCTCTCGTTCAAGGGGAAGGACTACCTCCAGCCGAGGCTCGGCCTCACCTGGGATCCGGCCAATGATGGCAGGACCAAGTTCTCGGCGAGCTATGCCGTGTACTACGAGGCCATGCCGAATTTCATCGCCGTCGCCCTTGCGGGGGACCAGACCTTCACACAGCGAATATTCGGCTACTTCGGCCCCAGTACCGCCTTCACCTACAACAACGGCCAGCCGATCATCCTCGACCCCAATGGCTATGACCTGATGCAGGACTCCAGCGGCCAGACGAAGTCGGCCCCCGTCGCGGATGGGATCAAGCTCCCCAAGCGCACGGAATGGATATTCGGCTTCGACAAGGACCTGTCCCGCGGCTGGTGGCTGGGCCTGCATGCGAAATACCGCAAGCTCACGGATCCCATCGAGATCTCCGCCCTCGCCGACACGGAGGGCAACTACTACGATTCCGGGGTCGCGAGCGCCTTCATCGGCGGCAGTCCCGTCCAGTGGCCCGGCCAGGGCATTCTTTGGAATCCCGGACCGACGGCATCCTGGACCGCCCGCACGGATCCCAGCAGCCAGAACAGCGGCCAGAAGATCACGGTCAACGATACCCACTACCCGAAAATGTACAACGAATACAAATCCATCGACATTTCCCTGGCGAAGCGCTCGGACCGCGATGCCTTGCAGTTCAGCTATACCTGGTCCCGCCTGAGCGGCAACTACCAGGGGGTGAGCTACAGCGCCAGCCCCAGCACAACCTCCGCGGGCTTTGCCAACATAGGCCAAGCCTACAACAACGCCTTCATGGTCGGCTCGGGCCTCCTCATCGGGGACCGGACCCACGCCATCAAGCTCCAGGCCTCCCACCGCTTCACGGTGGCCGGCAACGACCTCAACGCCGGCCTCAGCGGCGACTCCACCAGTGGCGTGCCCATCAGCCACTTCGACAACCACGGCGATTTCACCGGGGCCGGCGCCGCTTCACCGGCGGGTGGGCGCCTGGGCCAGTTCGGCCGCACCCCCTGGATCACGAATTTCGATCTGCACCTGGACTACCAGGTAAGCCTGCCCATGGGCCTCAAGGCGACCCCCTTCGTGGATTGCTTCAACCTTTTCAACACCCGAAAGACCACCTACGTCTATGAGACGGCCACCCAGCCCTTCACCGGCGATCCGGGCGACCGGGACCCGAAGCTCGAGCAGTCAAGGGCCTGGGTCCAGGGCCGGCGCTACACCCTGGGCGTCAAGATCCAGTTCTGA